The Cellvibrio polysaccharolyticus genomic interval GCTTTCAAAATTACCCTTGCCCTTCGCCCTTAATTAAAAGCCGGATTAACAGAGCTTTACTCCGGTCACACCATCATGCCAAAGCACTACGAGTAAATTTTGATGTATATTTAACTGTATCGAAAAATACCTGGAGCAAATTAAAAAAACCGATATTACTTATGCAATATCGGTTTTTTTTTAATCAAACCATCGCTGCTTCTGTTTTCTTCGAGACACAGTATCTCGCGAGAAACTCGTCATGCGTGGGTAACATAGAGGTATTTTTAGCCACATGCTCCTGAAAACCTTTCAAGTATTCAAGCAGCTCACTGTCACTCATATTATCAACCACCGGCTGATAGAGTTTGGGCTCAAAGCCCTGCCCCAACAATACCTGGGTCCAACCGTTGTGGCGGAACAACTCTTCTCCCACCAGAAAAACCATACCGCTTTCACGGAACATTTCAAAGCGATGACGCAAAGTATCCGGAACCGACATGGTTCGTACATAATCCCAGAAAGGTGTGTCGTTACGGCGGGTAGCATGATAATGCAGCGCAATAAAATCACGAATGCTCTCCGCTTCTTCACGTGTTTGCCGGTTGTATTCATCCACCAAAATCGGCTGAATACCATTTAATGGAAACAAGCGGAGCAAACGAATAACCGCCGAAGTGATCATGTGAATACTAGTGGATTCAAGCGGCTCAAGAAAACCTGATGCCAAACCGATAGCAATACAATTTTTGTTCCAGGCAAGCTTTCTTCTGCCGGTCTTGAATTGCAATAAGCGCGGTTCATCAATCATTGGCGTTTTAAGGTGCTGACGTAACGTCATATCAGCCCAATCACGATCGGCAAATTTACTGGAAAACACCAACCCTGCACCAACACGGTTTTGCAAGGGAATTTCCCAGATCCAACCGGAACCATAGGCAGTGGCCTGCGTGTAAGGTACGGTGGGTCCGGCTTTTTCCACCTGCACAGCCAAAGCCGAGTCACAAGGCAACCATTCCTGCCAATTTTCATAACCCGTTTTGAGCGCGCCCTCGCTGAGGATGGCACGGAATCCGGAGCAATCAATAAACAAATCGCCACTAATCACTTCGCCCCTGGCTAATCGCACACTGGCAATCTCACCACTTTCCGGATGCAAATCAACATGCTCAACCGTTCCTTCATGACGCACCACACCCAGACCTTCAGCAAATTTCCGCATATATTGCGCGTACAAGCCGGCATCAATGTGGAAGGCATAATTAAGAACCGGGTTGTCTGTCACAGCAAAGCGTCCGGCTCTGGCGGCTACGTTTTCCAGGCAAAAATCACCAAAGGGAATATCCATCCCCAGATTGCGGCCACGCTTCCAGAAATGCTGAAATTCACCGCCCCAGAAAATACGCCCCACTTGCCCAAATGCGTGGACATACTCTTCACCGATATGTCCCCAATTTCTGAATTTAATGCCCAACTTGAAGGTGGCGTCGGCTGCGCTCATCACTTCCGGCTCAGGAATATCCAGCAACTTGTGAAAGGCAATCATGGTAGGGATAGTGGCCTCACCTACACCGACGGTACGAATCGCATCGGATTCAACCAGCGTGATGTTGACTCGCCCGTGATACATTTTCCCGACGCCCGCCGCGACCAACCAGCCAGCGGTTCCACCTCCAACAATTACAACGTGTTTAATAGGTTGCATCGGTATTTTCTCCTGAAATTATTTTATTTTTACAGCTACAAGGTCGAATGGTAATAAAATTGCCAGTGCAGATTCCCTGGCGACAACATCCCTGTTTGTAAAATCACCTTACACTTTATCGACCCTGACGAAGACGGGAATTTTTAACGTTAACCAGATGTTGCATATTACTCATTGAACCATTAATCAAATATGCATAGCGCAATAAGCCTGAACGATGCAGCTGCCCTACTTGCTCATCCGACAAGGTCAGCAGCTTTTCTTTATCAATAGTGGCATAACGGGATGTCTGAAATTTTGTGGAATTCTCAAATTCCATCTCCAAAGAAAACGGGGCGATCAAATCCAGCGCGATGAATGCTTTTAACATGCGCTCGGTTTCAGCAACACCTTCATGAACTACCGTCAGGATGCTGGTAACACGGCTTAAAAAGGGCGCATTGCCGCCATATTCCAGAAACACCGCTTCACCGCTGCCATCTTTGCTGATTCTGGGACTATTCAAATCCACATGAACCACCGGCTCGGGTTGTTGCCCCTGGCGCTCCTGAAAACCAATTAAAAATGGCTCCCGCTCGATGACAGCAGGAATATAAGGCGCATTCCAGATATCGTTTTCGAGAAATAAATTTTCATTATTTTCAAAACCGAATAAAGCGATTAATAACCAGGAGCCATCGTCCTGCTTTTGAAAAACCACCGGGTAATGTTTTTGCAGTTCATTCAATTCGGTGGGATATACCACACAACCACTGACAGCATCGCCGACATCAGCGCCACGGCGGGTAAGAATTTTAAGATCTTTGTGCTTAACGTTATTGAGCAATTGATACTGGCTCATTGATACGATTCCTTATGCCATCTCGGGCTGGCGGATAAAAGTATTAAAGTAACTGCGATTGTCCGGCAAATGCGCCAGATAGTGGGCACGTTTTTGTTCGTTGGCTGCAATGTCTGCCAGCAGCTGTGCTGCCCCATCGGTTTTTTTACCCACGCTGTTTTGCAGGTGCTGCGGTCGCATGCCCAATAAAACATACAAATAGCTGGCGGGCGGAAACAGCTCCATGTAATGACCAAAATCGTTCAGTACAGGATCGCGGTATTTCCACTCTTCCAGTAATCCGCTGAGCCGATCAGATAACGGAATATCTTCTGTAACTGCTTTCCAGTAAGCCGTGTCACGGCGCTCGCTCAGGTGATAATGCAACTGGAGGAAATCGCGAATTCTTGACCATCGCTCGGTAAAGAGTGCGTTGTAACGTGCAGCAATGCCTTCAAATGCAGAGGTCGGTGCGGGTAAATGCTCACACAAGTAAGAAGCCGTCAGCTCAACCATTACCAGCGCCGACGCCTCCAGAGGTTCGATAAAACCCGAGGCCATGCCCACCGCCACGCAATTATTCACCCACGGACGGGCCCGATAACCCGGATTAATCATCAGTTTGCGAGCGGTGCTTACATCCACCGCCGGATTAATGTTGCGCGCATAAGCAGCCAGGGTATCCAGCGCCGCCTGGTCGTCGGTAAATGCACTGGCATAAACGTAGCCGGTGCCACGGCGATGTTGCAAACCAATATCCCAAATCCAGCCGGCACCCTGCGCGGTAGACAGAGTTGCACTTTCAATAGGTGAGGCCGCATTCGTATAAGCTACGGGGAGTGCCAGCGCACTGTCATTGGGAGAAACATCTTTTAAGGAAATAAACGGACTTTCAATACAGCCGCCAATCAGCTTGTTATGAGTGCCGCTGGCATCAATAAAAAAATCGCCTTCAATACGGCGATCATCATTGAGCAATAGAGCAGAAATCCAGCCTTTTTCATCCAGTTCGGCAGATGAGAAATGGCCAATGCAATGCGTCACCCCCAGACGATCAACAGCATGGCGCTTCAGCAAATCAGCAAAGCGGCCGGCATCGAGGTGGTAACCGTAATTGAATACGCCGGCATAGTCAGGCGTTTGAGGTTGCTTGGGCGATTTGCCCGCATCAATCATGGCACTTTGCAAGCAAGCCCAATGACTGAAATCAATAGCAGAATTTTGTTTGGAAAACGCTTTACCCAGCGCATGTCGGCCCATGCCAACAGGCATTGTGAAAGGATGATCATAGGCTTCACCCTGACCTTTACACCAATTCACAAACCGCGAACCTTGTTTGAAAGCCGCGTGGCAAACTTGTAAAAACTCTTTTTCAGGAATGCCAATTTTTTCGAGCGTAGAACGCATGCTGGGCCAGGTGCCCTCGCCTACGCCAATAGTAGGAACATCTGACGACTCAATCAGGGTAATTGCCACTGGTTGGCCATCAACAGACAGACCTTCTGCAGCGAGCCTTGCCGCTACAATCCAACCTGCAGTACCACCTCCGAGAATAACAACCCGTTTCTGCATGGGATAACCCCTTATTATTGTAATGCATCAGAAAAGTTACTAAAAACAAAGCCGCTAAACAGCAGCGGCTTTGTTTCCAGAATGGTACAACGCTTTACTTAGAAAGTATAACGCAGGCCCAACTGATAACGCGCACCCAGATCTTCCAGAGACAACAACTGTGCTTTTGAACGACCGTGTGTACGGTAGTTTTCGCCAGTCACGTTGATGCCTTCAGCAGTCAGAGTCAGATTCTCGTTGATCTCGTAACCGATGGATACGTCGATTTGTGAGTAATCTTCAACGTATTGTGGCTCATTACCACCGCCAGCAGTACGGCTCAACAGGAAGCTGTCACGCCAGTTGTAGGCAACACGAATCTGCCATGCGTCCTTGTCATAAAAACCAACCACGTTGGCGGTATCAGACAAGCCAGTCATGGCAAATTGTCCACCGGTAGCCAGGTTGTCGAAAGCAACATCCGAATCTACCATGGTGTAGTTAGCCTGCACACCAAAACCACTTTCACCGAACCAGTGTTGAGCAGCCAATTCAAAACCGTCGATAACAGATTTTTCATCATTAATCGGACGGCTAACGTCCCATGTAATCAAAGGATCGTTTTCGGTGGCTCTCACCCATATACCGTTATCAGCAATGTACTGACGAAGTGCTGGATCTGCCTGATATGCAGCAAGTACATAATCATTCAAACCCTGCTCATCACTTGGTGCAATACCTGAAGCGATACCTTGCTGGGCAATTTGCCCCAGACGAACATCTCTCAAACCATAAACGTTTTCTTCGAATACTTTGGAACCAATAAATCCATTAATATCCTTCCGGAAGTAACCAACGGAAACGTAACTGTCTTCGTTGTAATACCACTCGGTAGATATATCAAAGTTTTTGGATTCCATTGGCTTCAAGCCTGGAGATCCGCCGTTTGCGGTGCGCTCGTATGGGCTATTGATGGCCACATTAGGACGCAAATCAGCATAACCCGGGCGACCTATGGTTTCGCTGAAAGATAAACGCACTTTAAGGTTTTCGAGCGGGCTGATATCGAAGTCTATGTTAGGCAACAGATAATCATAAGAACCACTCTCGCTCAGATTGGTCTTGTCACCGGTTTTCGGGATAGCGGTCATATCGTTACCGCCGTACCACCAGATCAGACCTGGCTCATTAACCGCGGAGCTGGTAGTTACGTCAGTTTCTTCATAACGCAAACCTACTACGATGTTGGAATCCAGTCCGGCGATGTCGAAGTTGGAGTTGAATTGCAAGAAAGCAGATTTACTCTTTTCTTCAACAATACGGTTGGTTGTGTAAATACCATTCCATTGAATTTTGCCATTCACGAAATCGTAGAAATCGGAAGGATGCTTGCCGGAAGCATTAATAGCTTCAGCAGTTTCAACCATTTTATCCAGATTGGCATCTACGCCAACAAACCAGAGCGGATCGTTGGTAGTAGCACCGAAGTCCGGGAAATCCTTACCGAAGTCGCGGCTTTCGAAATAGTGGTCCGGGAACAGAGCCGGATCAACACCATCCCAGTTGCCCACGCCGGAACGGCTGTCACCAGACGCTCTTGCGAAGTTAACATCTTCACGCTGTTCAATACCGAATTTCAAACCGGCATTTTCGAAGAAGCCTTTACCATTGAACTGGAAGTCACCAACCAGTTGCAACTGCTCAATTTCGGTACGGGTGTGAGAACGCGGGCTGTTACTCATCGCACCGCTCACGTCACCACCGTCTACGATACCGTTACAGTTACCGTTGGTGTAAACATCACGCGGTGGACGATCACGCTCCAGACAGTCATTGACGGTTACGCTCATCAACGGCATTTTACGAGACCAGTCAGTAAATTGACCGGTTACGATGTTAGCGTTAAGACCCATTTCCAACACCTGGCTGTAGTTGTTAGCACTGGAGGTGTGGTAATCAAGACCCAGGTTCAATTGATCATTAACTTCAAACGCCAAGTTAACCCCGAAAGAGTTATTTTGGGTAAGAGAGTTCAAACGACCAGCTGCAAAGGAAACGTCCTTGGTGCCGTCGTAAGTTTCACGGTACAGAACAGGAGTACGTACGGCGCCGTTGTCAAAGGTCAGTTCGGAAATTGCACCGGTGTTAAACCAGGTAGATTGCTGGGCACGTTCTGATTGACGATCAAGCTCGGAGAAGGTGTAGTCCAAAGTAGCAGTCAAACGTTCGATAGGCTTGAACTGAACCACTGCCTGGGCGTTGCTACGCTCACGACGGTTGTCCTGAACCTCGTAACGCAAATCCGATGGCAATGCGTACAGCTGACCATCAGCCGGTGCATTGTTAATAACTGCGTCCGGATTACCATTCGCGTCACGGTGGAAACGTGTCAGCGCTTCGCTATCCCATGCATTCAGGTTATTCCAGTTGTTCACGAAGTTGTTGGCATTGGAGCTGTCACGACGCTGGAAAGAGCCGGACAAAGCAACACCAAAGGTGTCATCGTCGTTAACCCAGGAGAACAAGCCTGAAACTTCCGGGGTGATTTTGTCACTTACTGCAGAACGAGCAGTGCTGTCCTGGATAGCTTTGGCTGCAACGGTTGCACGGCTGCCCGCTTCCAGCGGACGCAGCGTTTTGATGTTGATCGTTGCACCCAGACCACCGGTAGCCACATCCGCGCGACCGGTTTTGTATACATCTACACCAAATACTGACTCGGAAGCCAGGTTGGCGAAGTCGTAAGCACGGGTAGCAGAGTCGCCCGTGTCGCCGTTGGCTACCGCAGGCATTACACGACCATTCAAGGTAACCATGTTCAGCTCGGCGCCAATACCACGAGCTGTTACACGAGAACCTTCACCGTCTGAACGGTTAATAGAAAGACCAGTGATACGCTGCAGAGATTCTGCAAGGTTGGAGTCTGGCATTTTACCGATGTCTTCAGAAGAAATCGCATCAACCACACCCACAGCATTACGTTTGGTGTCCATAGACTGAATAACAGAACTACGGATACCGGTAACAACAACCTCTTCTACCGCGCCGCTCTGAGCCATTACTGGCGCATGGAAGCCGGCTACTACAGAGGAAGCAATGGCCGTAGCCAGTAACTTTCTCTTAAGGTTTTTAGTTTTATACATGAAGCTCTCCTTTATTATCATCGGGAATTATTCCGGTAAAGCTCACCCGAAAGCGCCTGTTTTCATTGAACAAGCGCCCACGTGCGTTCACCTTGCGCGCAAGGTAAATTGGTATCTCACATAAATGTATTGTTATAAGGCTTGATCAACATGACTCCAGTACCTTTTTTTTATCTGGATAATGTCTTGCATGGAACAACAACTGGAACGGGATTGAGAGGTCTTTCCCTGAAAACACAAACTCTATTCGCTGAGCATTTAAACTTATTGATGACAAAAGTTACTCTGAGCTGACAGCGCTGTCAATTACCATTCCCTGTATTTTTATCGTAAATCTGCTTTTCAACACTCAACAGTTATAGCAGATGAAATTCAGCCCGCTATGCCATTTGTATAAAATCCATTTTTAACCGCAAAATGTCATACAATTAGCGCGTTCAGACCGCTTATGGGGTGCCAAATTATCGCTGGATGACAACGCTGTCAAATTCTTTACACTTGCGCCGCAAAAGAGCTACTTGCAACTTACTTTGCCTTTATCGTCAAAACACCTGCCCCGAACTGGGATTAAAGCCCCATGCCGGTTAAAATGACCGTTTTTACCTGTCGGTACCTCCTGATGTCTTCACCCGCTACTACGCCCAATCCCTCCTCCATCAAAGTCATTGTCGGTATGTCCGGCGGTGTTGATTCATCGGTTTCTGCCTTGTTGTTGCAACAGCAGGGCTACCAGGTGGAAGGCTTGTTCATGAAAAACTGGGACGAGGATGACGGCACCGAATATTGCACCGCCATGGCAGACCTGGCCGACGCCGAACGGGTGTGCGAGCGTCTGGGTATTACCCTGCACACCGCCAACTTTGCGGCCGAATATTGGGATAACGTATTTGAACACTTTCTCGAAGAGTACAAAGCCGGCCGAACACCCAACCCGGATATCCTCTGTAACCGTGAAATCAAGTTTAAAGTGTTTCTCGAATACGCCCGGCGGCTGGGCGGCGATCTGATTGCCACCGGCCATTATGTTCGCCGGGCTGACCGTGACGGTCATACCCTGCTGCTTAAAGGCCTGGATGACAACAAGGATCAAAGCTACTTTTTGCATGCGGTGGGCGAAGCAGAATTTGCCCGTTCGCTGTTCCCGGTGGGCGAACTGGAAAAACCGGAGGTTCGCCGTATCGCCGAGCAGCACCAACTGGTCACACACAACAAGAAAGACAGCACCGGTATTTGCTTTATTGGTGAGCGCCGCTTCAAGGATTTTTTACAGCAGTATTTGCCGGCACAACCCGGCGTTATTGAGACCACCGAAGGGGTGGTTATTGGCGAGCACGCGGGGTTGATGTACCACACCATTGGCCAGCGCCAGGGGTTGGGAATCGGCGGGGTAAAAGGTGCAGGTGAAGCGCCCTGGTTTGTTGTAGAAAAAGATCTGGCGCGCAATGTACTGGTAGTTGCCCAGGGAACAGATCATCCGTCGCTTTACCACAATCGTTTGTATGCAGGACAGGTGCACTGGATTAACACCGCGCCAACCGGGACGTTTCGCTGCAGCGCCAAAGTTCGCTACCGTCAGGCGGATCAGGCCTGTGAAGTCAATCTGGCAGACGATGGCAAACTGGTGGTGATATTTGATGAACCGCAACGCGCTATCACCCCCGGCCAATCGGTAGTTTTCTACCAGGATGACATCTGTCTGGGCGGTGCGGTGATTGAAATGACCGATAATACCGGTGATCCGGCATAACACTTCAATCATCCGGTCTTCGGGCCACCATTTTGTAATTCGATCGAAAGGCCATTATTTGTGAACAAGTGGGAAAACATCAGTATCGCACTGGCAGGACTTTTTCAGGCGACCGGACTGGTTGAGCAGCTGGCAAAAACCGGCTATGTACCAACCGACGCTTATCGCACCAGCATAGAAAGCCTGCTGGTGATGAATCCTGACAATACCCTCGACGTTTATGGCGGCTCTGTTGCCAATTTGCGCCAAGGGCTGGAGTGGTTGCGCGACGTATTACAGAACGGCCAGGCAGCACATGCCGATGCCTTGCGTTACAGCCTTGGCGTTCTGCATTTACAAAAAAAGCTATCCGCTGATAAAGCCATGTTGAAAGAAGTGGGCACCCGCCTGCAACAGGCGGCGCATCAAGCCGAGCATTTTTCCAGTACCCATGACAATGTGATCGCCAATATCGGCGGCTTGTATACCGACACCATCAGCACCTTTCGCTTTCGCATTCAGGTCAGTGGTGATTACAACTATTTGCAGCAACAGCGTATTGCCCATCAGGTTCGCGCGCTGTTATTTGCGGGCATACGCTCCGCTATTTTATGGCGCCAGGTGGGTGGCAATCGTTGGCAACTGTTATTAGGCAGAAAGAAAATTCTCGGCAGCGTTGAACATTTGCTTCGTTCAATCCCGGACTGATTATGCTGTGGATTCCCTTTACGCTGATGGCCGCCTTCACTCAGGCGCTACGCAATGCCCAGCAAAAACAACTGAGTGTAGAGGTTAATGCCATCGGCGTTACCCTCGCCCGTTTTATCTGGGCATTGCCACTGGCGTTACTGTATCTGGCTGTACTTCATCTTATCCTTCCTGCTCAACTACCGACCTTCACCACTCGCTTTATCGCCAGCATCAGCGCTGCTGCTGTGTCACAAATTATTGCTACCACCCTGATGGTTATGCTGTTCCAGCGGCGCAGCTATGCGGCCGGTGTCGGCTTGGCCAAAAGCGAAGCTCTACTGGCCGCAATGCTGGGCGTAGTCTTTTTTGGCGTGATATTGGGCCCGGTTGGCTGGCTGGGCATAGCAGCCGGTTCACTTGCGATCTGGTTAATGAAAGGTAAAAGCCAGCCCGGCACACTGGACATCACTACCCTGTTATTGGGATTGGGCAGCGGCCTTTGTTTTGCGTTAA includes:
- a CDS encoding TonB-dependent receptor produces the protein MYKTKNLKRKLLATAIASSVVAGFHAPVMAQSGAVEEVVVTGIRSSVIQSMDTKRNAVGVVDAISSEDIGKMPDSNLAESLQRITGLSINRSDGEGSRVTARGIGAELNMVTLNGRVMPAVANGDTGDSATRAYDFANLASESVFGVDVYKTGRADVATGGLGATINIKTLRPLEAGSRATVAAKAIQDSTARSAVSDKITPEVSGLFSWVNDDDTFGVALSGSFQRRDSSNANNFVNNWNNLNAWDSEALTRFHRDANGNPDAVINNAPADGQLYALPSDLRYEVQDNRRERSNAQAVVQFKPIERLTATLDYTFSELDRQSERAQQSTWFNTGAISELTFDNGAVRTPVLYRETYDGTKDVSFAAGRLNSLTQNNSFGVNLAFEVNDQLNLGLDYHTSSANNYSQVLEMGLNANIVTGQFTDWSRKMPLMSVTVNDCLERDRPPRDVYTNGNCNGIVDGGDVSGAMSNSPRSHTRTEIEQLQLVGDFQFNGKGFFENAGLKFGIEQREDVNFARASGDSRSGVGNWDGVDPALFPDHYFESRDFGKDFPDFGATTNDPLWFVGVDANLDKMVETAEAINASGKHPSDFYDFVNGKIQWNGIYTTNRIVEEKSKSAFLQFNSNFDIAGLDSNIVVGLRYEETDVTTSSAVNEPGLIWWYGGNDMTAIPKTGDKTNLSESGSYDYLLPNIDFDISPLENLKVRLSFSETIGRPGYADLRPNVAINSPYERTANGGSPGLKPMESKNFDISTEWYYNEDSYVSVGYFRKDINGFIGSKVFEENVYGLRDVRLGQIAQQGIASGIAPSDEQGLNDYVLAAYQADPALRQYIADNGIWVRATENDPLITWDVSRPINDEKSVIDGFELAAQHWFGESGFGVQANYTMVDSDVAFDNLATGGQFAMTGLSDTANVVGFYDKDAWQIRVAYNWRDSFLLSRTAGGGNEPQYVEDYSQIDVSIGYEINENLTLTAEGINVTGENYRTHGRSKAQLLSLEDLGARYQLGLRYTF
- a CDS encoding SapC family protein — encoded protein: MSQYQLLNNVKHKDLKILTRRGADVGDAVSGCVVYPTELNELQKHYPVVFQKQDDGSWLLIALFGFENNENLFLENDIWNAPYIPAVIEREPFLIGFQERQGQQPEPVVHVDLNSPRISKDGSGEAVFLEYGGNAPFLSRVTSILTVVHEGVAETERMLKAFIALDLIAPFSLEMEFENSTKFQTSRYATIDKEKLLTLSDEQVGQLHRSGLLRYAYLINGSMSNMQHLVNVKNSRLRQGR
- the mnmA gene encoding tRNA 2-thiouridine(34) synthase MnmA translates to MSSPATTPNPSSIKVIVGMSGGVDSSVSALLLQQQGYQVEGLFMKNWDEDDGTEYCTAMADLADAERVCERLGITLHTANFAAEYWDNVFEHFLEEYKAGRTPNPDILCNREIKFKVFLEYARRLGGDLIATGHYVRRADRDGHTLLLKGLDDNKDQSYFLHAVGEAEFARSLFPVGELEKPEVRRIAEQHQLVTHNKKDSTGICFIGERRFKDFLQQYLPAQPGVIETTEGVVIGEHAGLMYHTIGQRQGLGIGGVKGAGEAPWFVVEKDLARNVLVVAQGTDHPSLYHNRLYAGQVHWINTAPTGTFRCSAKVRYRQADQACEVNLADDGKLVVIFDEPQRAITPGQSVVFYQDDICLGGAVIEMTDNTGDPA
- a CDS encoding DMT family transporter, which codes for MLWIPFTLMAAFTQALRNAQQKQLSVEVNAIGVTLARFIWALPLALLYLAVLHLILPAQLPTFTTRFIASISAAAVSQIIATTLMVMLFQRRSYAAGVGLAKSEALLAAMLGVVFFGVILGPVGWLGIAAGSLAIWLMKGKSQPGTLDITTLLLGLGSGLCFALTTLWVRDACHQLPLPFMHSAAWALVWSISIQVILLVSWLVWRDRATLQKLLQRPSLVFRISLTSSIASLCWFTAVNLEDVALVKTLGQIEVLFTLFLSRHWLKEQVSRRDKAGLLLILAGAVLVIWPSLPRG
- a CDS encoding tryptophan halogenase family protein, with amino-acid sequence MQKRVVILGGGTAGWIVAARLAAEGLSVDGQPVAITLIESSDVPTIGVGEGTWPSMRSTLEKIGIPEKEFLQVCHAAFKQGSRFVNWCKGQGEAYDHPFTMPVGMGRHALGKAFSKQNSAIDFSHWACLQSAMIDAGKSPKQPQTPDYAGVFNYGYHLDAGRFADLLKRHAVDRLGVTHCIGHFSSAELDEKGWISALLLNDDRRIEGDFFIDASGTHNKLIGGCIESPFISLKDVSPNDSALALPVAYTNAASPIESATLSTAQGAGWIWDIGLQHRRGTGYVYASAFTDDQAALDTLAAYARNINPAVDVSTARKLMINPGYRARPWVNNCVAVGMASGFIEPLEASALVMVELTASYLCEHLPAPTSAFEGIAARYNALFTERWSRIRDFLQLHYHLSERRDTAYWKAVTEDIPLSDRLSGLLEEWKYRDPVLNDFGHYMELFPPASYLYVLLGMRPQHLQNSVGKKTDGAAQLLADIAANEQKRAHYLAHLPDNRSYFNTFIRQPEMA
- the hflD gene encoding high frequency lysogenization protein HflD, whose product is MNKWENISIALAGLFQATGLVEQLAKTGYVPTDAYRTSIESLLVMNPDNTLDVYGGSVANLRQGLEWLRDVLQNGQAAHADALRYSLGVLHLQKKLSADKAMLKEVGTRLQQAAHQAEHFSSTHDNVIANIGGLYTDTISTFRFRIQVSGDYNYLQQQRIAHQVRALLFAGIRSAILWRQVGGNRWQLLLGRKKILGSVEHLLRSIPD
- a CDS encoding tryptophan halogenase family protein, which produces MQPIKHVVIVGGGTAGWLVAAGVGKMYHGRVNITLVESDAIRTVGVGEATIPTMIAFHKLLDIPEPEVMSAADATFKLGIKFRNWGHIGEEYVHAFGQVGRIFWGGEFQHFWKRGRNLGMDIPFGDFCLENVAARAGRFAVTDNPVLNYAFHIDAGLYAQYMRKFAEGLGVVRHEGTVEHVDLHPESGEIASVRLARGEVISGDLFIDCSGFRAILSEGALKTGYENWQEWLPCDSALAVQVEKAGPTVPYTQATAYGSGWIWEIPLQNRVGAGLVFSSKFADRDWADMTLRQHLKTPMIDEPRLLQFKTGRRKLAWNKNCIAIGLASGFLEPLESTSIHMITSAVIRLLRLFPLNGIQPILVDEYNRQTREEAESIRDFIALHYHATRRNDTPFWDYVRTMSVPDTLRHRFEMFRESGMVFLVGEELFRHNGWTQVLLGQGFEPKLYQPVVDNMSDSELLEYLKGFQEHVAKNTSMLPTHDEFLARYCVSKKTEAAMV